A single region of the Chitinophaga niabensis genome encodes:
- a CDS encoding TlpA disulfide reductase family protein, with amino-acid sequence MRLSSILPGLLLLPALAGAQTNYTIKGKVGQLNTPIKAYLRYAADGKQVTDSATLTNGSFEFAGTVKEPTRATVSLYYGPTASRFVNGTERVKVYLENGTISVESADSIKFAKVKGGIANQESNDLDVLLKPLEKRNADLMELWMSKSEAERKDSVFYAGVMATNDAIVKDRKEVLKKFIASKPRSVLGLEALQEYAGSFPDYEEIKPLFNTLAANVQKSEAGVKYAERLERVKAVAIGAIAPGFTQNDPEGKPVSLASFRGKYVLIDFWASWCGPCRAENPSVVKAYNAYKDKNFTVLGVSLDQEGAHDKWVKAIADDNLTWTQVSDLAFWKNAVAQQYAVNSIPQNFLLDPNGKIIAKNLRGKKLEDKLAEVIK; translated from the coding sequence ATGAGACTATCATCTATCCTCCCCGGCCTACTGTTGTTACCCGCTTTGGCCGGCGCACAAACTAATTATACCATTAAAGGCAAGGTTGGGCAACTCAACACCCCTATCAAGGCTTATCTCCGTTATGCGGCAGATGGTAAACAGGTAACGGATTCCGCTACGCTCACAAATGGTTCCTTTGAGTTCGCAGGCACGGTGAAAGAACCTACCAGGGCTACGGTATCCTTATATTATGGCCCTACTGCTTCCCGCTTTGTGAACGGTACAGAAAGGGTTAAAGTATACCTGGAAAATGGTACGATCTCTGTTGAGAGCGCGGATTCTATCAAATTCGCTAAAGTGAAAGGCGGTATTGCCAACCAGGAAAGTAATGACCTGGATGTTTTGCTGAAGCCATTGGAGAAACGCAACGCCGATCTGATGGAGCTTTGGATGAGCAAATCAGAAGCTGAACGCAAAGATTCTGTGTTCTATGCAGGCGTGATGGCTACTAACGATGCTATCGTCAAAGACCGCAAAGAAGTGCTGAAGAAGTTCATTGCTTCCAAACCTAGGTCTGTTCTTGGCCTGGAGGCTTTACAGGAATATGCTGGTTCTTTCCCTGATTATGAGGAAATAAAACCGCTCTTTAATACTTTGGCTGCGAATGTGCAAAAAAGTGAGGCGGGTGTGAAGTATGCAGAACGGCTGGAGCGGGTGAAGGCTGTGGCTATTGGGGCTATCGCACCTGGTTTTACACAGAACGATCCAGAAGGCAAACCGGTTTCCCTGGCTTCTTTCAGAGGTAAATATGTGTTGATCGATTTCTGGGCTTCCTGGTGTGGTCCTTGCCGTGCAGAGAACCCTTCTGTAGTGAAAGCGTATAATGCTTATAAAGACAAGAACTTTACAGTGCTGGGTGTTTCACTTGATCAGGAAGGTGCGCACGATAAATGGGTAAAAGCGATCGCAGATGATAACCTGACCTGGACGCAGGTATCTGATCTGGCTTTCTGGAAGAATGCAGTGGCGCAGCAATATGCGGTGAATTCTATTCCTCAGAACTTCCTGCTGGACCCTAACGGGAAGATCATTGCCAAGAACCTTCGTGGTAAGAAGCTGGAGGATAAACTGGCTGAGGTGATCAAATAA
- a CDS encoding NADP-dependent isocitrate dehydrogenase, whose protein sequence is MSQKIKVANPVVELDGDEMTRIIWKFIKDKLILPYLELDIKYYDLGMEYRDQTNDQVTIDAANAIKQYNVGIKCATITPDEERVKEFKLKQMWKSPNGTIRNILDGTVFREPIVMKNVPRLVPNWTAPICIGRHAFGDQYRATDFVVKGKGKLTIKFEGENGEVIEHEVYQFKGDGVALAMYNTDESIRGFARACFNQALIKKWPLYLSTKNTILKKYDGRFKDIFEETYQQEFKAEFDKAGLTYEHRLIDDMVASALKWHGNFVWACKNYDGDVQSDTVAQGFGSLGLMTSTLVTPDGKTMEAEAAHGTVTRHYRDHQAGKPTSTNPIASIFAWTRGLEFRGKLDNNQDLINFCQSLEQVCIEVVESGKMTKDLAVCIHGNKVEHGKHYLYTEEFLEELDKALKVKLNK, encoded by the coding sequence ATGTCTCAAAAAATCAAAGTAGCAAACCCTGTGGTTGAGCTGGATGGCGACGAAATGACGCGGATCATCTGGAAGTTCATTAAAGACAAACTGATCCTCCCCTACCTGGAGTTAGATATAAAATATTATGACCTTGGCATGGAATACCGTGACCAGACAAATGACCAGGTTACGATCGATGCGGCCAATGCTATCAAACAATATAACGTTGGTATCAAATGCGCTACCATTACGCCGGACGAAGAACGCGTAAAGGAGTTCAAGCTGAAACAAATGTGGAAATCACCCAACGGAACCATCCGTAACATCCTGGATGGTACTGTATTCCGTGAGCCTATCGTGATGAAGAACGTTCCACGTTTAGTGCCTAACTGGACCGCTCCTATCTGTATCGGCCGTCACGCTTTTGGTGATCAGTATCGTGCAACCGATTTCGTAGTGAAAGGTAAAGGTAAACTCACCATCAAATTTGAAGGCGAGAACGGTGAAGTGATAGAACATGAAGTATACCAGTTCAAAGGTGATGGCGTTGCACTCGCTATGTACAACACCGATGAATCTATCCGTGGTTTTGCACGTGCATGTTTCAACCAGGCCCTCATCAAAAAATGGCCTTTGTACCTGAGTACCAAGAACACCATCCTGAAGAAATATGATGGTCGTTTTAAAGATATCTTCGAAGAAACTTACCAGCAAGAGTTCAAAGCTGAATTCGATAAAGCCGGTCTTACTTACGAGCACCGCCTGATAGATGACATGGTAGCCAGCGCACTGAAATGGCATGGTAACTTCGTTTGGGCTTGTAAGAACTATGATGGTGACGTACAGTCTGACACCGTAGCACAAGGTTTTGGTTCCCTGGGCCTGATGACCTCTACCCTGGTGACGCCTGATGGTAAAACCATGGAAGCAGAAGCAGCACATGGTACTGTAACCCGCCACTATCGTGATCACCAGGCTGGCAAACCAACTTCTACCAATCCCATCGCTTCCATCTTTGCATGGACACGCGGCCTGGAATTCCGTGGTAAGCTGGATAACAACCAGGACCTGATCAACTTCTGCCAGTCTCTCGAACAGGTTTGCATCGAAGTGGTAGAAAGCGGTAAAATGACGAAGGACCTCGCAGTATGTATCCATGGTAACAAAGTGGAACATGGCAAACATTACCTCTACACAGAGGAATTCCTGGAGGAACTGGATAAAGCACTGAAAGTGAAGCTGAACAAATAA
- the icd gene encoding NADP-dependent isocitrate dehydrogenase yields MTNVLPLRSINKTITQNMPAEKIQMINGQIKVPAHPIIPFIIGDGIGPDIWRASVRVFDAAIEKAYGSSRKIEWKEVLAGEKAFQETGEWLPKTTLDALKEYLVSIKGPLSTPVGGGIRSLNVAMRQELDLYACVRPVRWFNKVPSPVKHPEKVDMVIFRENTEDIYAGIEYMYGTPNADKLLKFLQEELGVKQIRFPETSSFGIKPVSKEGTERLVRAAITYAVEHKKPSVTIVHKGNIMKFTEGGFKNWGYELATREFGDKVYTWEQWEKTKAEKGEEEANREIKVAQAHNKIIINDVIADNFLQQILLAPQDFSVIATLNLNGDYISDALAAAVGGIGIAPGGNINYATGHAVFEATHGTAPRFANTDTMNPSSVILSGVMMLEYMGWKEAAEIIVHGLSTAIMRKRVTIDFYKLMDDATLVKCSEFADEIIKQL; encoded by the coding sequence ATGACAAATGTGTTACCTTTGCGGTCAATTAATAAAACAATAACTCAGAATATGCCGGCAGAAAAAATTCAGATGATTAACGGGCAGATCAAGGTCCCTGCCCATCCTATTATTCCGTTCATTATTGGTGATGGCATCGGGCCGGATATCTGGCGTGCCAGTGTGCGGGTGTTTGATGCGGCTATCGAAAAGGCTTATGGCAGCAGCCGTAAGATTGAATGGAAAGAAGTACTGGCTGGCGAAAAGGCTTTCCAGGAAACCGGCGAATGGCTCCCTAAAACTACGCTGGATGCCTTGAAAGAGTACCTCGTATCTATTAAAGGCCCCCTGAGTACGCCTGTTGGTGGCGGTATCCGTTCCCTGAACGTGGCCATGCGCCAGGAGCTTGACCTCTACGCCTGCGTTCGTCCTGTACGCTGGTTCAATAAAGTGCCTTCCCCCGTTAAACATCCTGAGAAGGTAGATATGGTGATCTTCCGTGAAAACACAGAGGATATCTACGCCGGTATTGAATATATGTACGGTACGCCAAACGCTGATAAACTCCTGAAGTTCTTACAGGAAGAGCTGGGCGTTAAACAGATCCGCTTCCCCGAAACCTCTTCTTTTGGTATCAAACCGGTATCCAAAGAAGGTACGGAAAGGCTGGTACGCGCAGCTATCACCTATGCTGTTGAACATAAAAAACCTTCTGTGACCATTGTACACAAAGGAAATATCATGAAGTTCACGGAAGGTGGCTTCAAGAACTGGGGTTATGAACTGGCCACCCGCGAATTTGGCGATAAAGTATATACCTGGGAGCAATGGGAGAAAACCAAAGCAGAAAAAGGTGAAGAAGAAGCCAACCGCGAGATCAAAGTAGCGCAGGCACATAACAAGATCATCATTAACGATGTGATCGCAGATAACTTCCTGCAGCAGATCCTGCTGGCACCACAGGACTTCTCCGTGATCGCTACCCTCAACCTCAACGGTGACTATATCTCTGATGCCCTCGCCGCCGCAGTAGGTGGTATTGGTATCGCACCAGGTGGTAACATCAACTATGCTACCGGCCATGCCGTATTTGAAGCAACACACGGTACAGCTCCCCGCTTTGCCAACACAGATACCATGAACCCCTCTTCCGTGATCCTTTCCGGCGTAATGATGCTGGAATACATGGGCTGGAAGGAAGCCGCAGAGATCATTGTACATGGCCTCAGCACTGCTATCATGCGTAAAAGAGTAACGATCGATTTCTACAAACTGATGGATGATGCCACCCTGGTAAAATGCAGCGAGTTTGCGGATGAGATCATCAAACAGCTCTAA
- a CDS encoding FAD-binding oxidoreductase: MTEHIVAILDITPVTHNVKRFRIEKPAGYKFVPGQATDVSINKPGWEAELRPFTFTALNHWDFLEFTIKIYNDHPGVTNQLGQLKVGDSLRIHDVWGAIHYQGEGVFIAGGAGVTPFIAIFRDLEKEGKVGNNKLIFSNKTRQDIILEAEFQRILGPNFINTLTDEAIPGYDHHRVDEVYLRAKVKDFNQNFYICGPDPMVAAIQSTLKKLGGKSIVVEL; the protein is encoded by the coding sequence ATGACAGAACATATTGTTGCAATATTGGATATAACCCCTGTAACCCATAATGTTAAGAGATTCAGGATAGAAAAGCCCGCTGGCTACAAGTTTGTGCCGGGGCAAGCTACAGATGTGTCCATTAACAAACCCGGCTGGGAAGCAGAGCTTCGCCCTTTTACTTTCACGGCCCTTAACCACTGGGATTTCCTGGAATTCACCATCAAGATCTATAACGACCATCCCGGCGTTACTAACCAGCTCGGGCAGCTCAAGGTGGGAGACAGTCTCCGGATCCACGATGTATGGGGAGCCATCCATTACCAGGGGGAAGGTGTTTTTATTGCCGGAGGAGCCGGCGTCACCCCCTTTATTGCCATTTTCCGGGACCTGGAAAAGGAAGGTAAAGTGGGTAATAATAAACTGATCTTTTCCAACAAAACCCGCCAGGACATTATCCTGGAAGCCGAATTCCAACGTATCCTGGGCCCTAATTTCATCAATACCCTCACTGATGAAGCCATTCCCGGTTATGATCATCACCGGGTAGACGAAGTGTACCTGCGGGCCAAGGTGAAGGATTTTAACCAGAATTTCTATATCTGTGGCCCCGATCCCATGGTGGCTGCTATCCAATCCACCCTCAAAAAATTAGGCGGTAAATCCATCGTCGTGGAATTGTGA
- a CDS encoding LiaF transmembrane domain-containing protein yields the protein MSRLNRQQDNSGNGLWAGVIVLCIGLFYFLDRLDLHLPHWVFSWPMLLIVIGFVMAARRKFQGPSGIILMLVGTVFLVDDIVPFAWDLRRFMWPIIMIIIGVYLIGKASTRKQQYDEYVVRGGSTSDDFLQATTIFSGSNKVVLSKDFKGGNITTVFGGTELNFMQADINGEAVLDITTLFGGVEIMVPASWDVKLDVNTIFGGIEDKRLIGVMPTPGKVLIIKGSCTFGGVDLKSY from the coding sequence ATGAGCAGACTTAATCGTCAACAAGATAATAGCGGTAATGGCCTTTGGGCCGGCGTGATAGTTCTTTGTATCGGTTTATTCTATTTCCTGGACCGTCTGGACCTTCACCTTCCGCACTGGGTATTCAGCTGGCCCATGTTACTGATCGTGATCGGTTTCGTCATGGCGGCAAGGCGTAAATTCCAGGGACCGTCGGGGATCATCCTGATGCTGGTAGGTACAGTGTTCCTGGTAGATGACATTGTTCCTTTTGCATGGGACCTGCGCCGTTTTATGTGGCCGATCATTATGATCATTATTGGTGTATACCTGATCGGTAAAGCCTCCACCCGTAAACAGCAATATGATGAATACGTTGTGCGGGGTGGCAGTACCAGCGATGATTTCCTGCAGGCCACCACTATTTTCAGCGGCTCCAATAAAGTGGTGCTGTCCAAAGATTTCAAGGGAGGTAATATCACCACTGTTTTCGGCGGCACAGAACTGAACTTTATGCAGGCAGACATTAACGGAGAAGCCGTATTGGATATCACCACATTATTTGGCGGTGTAGAGATCATGGTTCCTGCCAGCTGGGATGTAAAATTAGACGTGAACACCATATTTGGTGGGATTGAAGATAAACGCTTAATAGGAGTGATGCCCACACCAGGCAAAGTTCTGATCATCAAAGGTTCCTGCACATTCGGCGGGGTAGACCTGAAAAGCTATTGA
- a CDS encoding DUF4288 domain-containing protein, producing MYWFVAKIVYQIICGKGEHLPQFDEQLRLISAINKQEAWKKALQIGEQEQYAFKNQREELVEWRFINVPELYTLDDLKDGMELYSRVEEPENASSYVALLQMKAAQLQSQKSFELNV from the coding sequence ATGTATTGGTTTGTTGCAAAGATCGTTTACCAGATAATATGCGGAAAAGGAGAACACCTCCCGCAATTCGACGAGCAGTTGCGCCTGATCAGTGCCATCAATAAACAAGAGGCCTGGAAAAAAGCACTGCAGATCGGAGAACAGGAACAGTATGCATTTAAGAATCAAAGGGAAGAGCTGGTAGAATGGCGCTTTATCAATGTGCCTGAACTCTACACGCTGGACGATCTGAAAGACGGAATGGAACTGTATTCCCGTGTGGAAGAACCTGAAAATGCCAGCAGCTATGTGGCCCTGTTGCAAATGAAAGCAGCGCAGTTACAATCCCAGAAGTCTTTTGAACTAAACGTATAG
- a CDS encoding sensor histidine kinase — MATHLLKEQPYRWTFIIGFVVFLNLHRIILFNWLHLRITIAVTESLVHNVLLFLAVAAITQMQAYYRPVNRRYVNVAILTTVVSLIWLAAVYCLLKAFFGDEAVYAQWLSDTLPIRFALGWMLITGTGFISFFMYEMEETRQALARKEAAEKLSKEAELYKLRQQLQPHFLFNSLNSINALVSIRPEEARQMIQKLSDFLRGTLKKEDQLWIPLKEELVYLELYLDIEKVRFRHRLTTTVNIAEDISNMQIPPMLLQPIVENAIKFGLYDTTEAINIAIEAWRENDVLIVSVSNPFDPSLQQQPYQGTGFGLNSINRRLYLLFARQDLLETKINDHTFTTIIKVPQLHDKNSSDR, encoded by the coding sequence GTGGCTACACACCTGTTAAAAGAACAACCTTACCGTTGGACGTTCATCATTGGTTTCGTTGTTTTCCTCAACCTGCACCGCATTATTTTATTCAACTGGCTGCACCTGAGGATAACCATTGCCGTAACGGAAAGTCTTGTTCACAACGTGCTGCTTTTTTTAGCCGTGGCGGCCATCACGCAAATGCAGGCATATTACCGGCCGGTTAACAGGAGATATGTGAATGTGGCCATCCTTACCACGGTAGTAAGCCTGATCTGGCTGGCAGCTGTGTATTGCCTGCTGAAAGCTTTCTTTGGAGATGAAGCAGTATATGCACAATGGTTATCAGACACACTGCCTATCCGTTTTGCATTAGGCTGGATGCTGATCACCGGCACAGGTTTCATCAGCTTCTTCATGTACGAAATGGAAGAAACAAGGCAGGCCCTCGCCAGGAAAGAAGCTGCAGAGAAATTATCTAAAGAGGCAGAGCTTTATAAACTGCGGCAGCAATTGCAGCCGCACTTCCTGTTTAACAGCCTGAACTCTATCAATGCCCTCGTATCCATCCGCCCTGAAGAAGCACGGCAGATGATCCAGAAACTGAGCGATTTCCTGCGTGGTACGCTCAAAAAAGAAGATCAGCTCTGGATACCACTAAAAGAAGAACTCGTGTACCTGGAATTATACCTGGACATTGAAAAGGTTCGCTTCCGCCACCGTTTAACCACCACCGTTAATATTGCGGAAGATATTTCAAACATGCAGATCCCGCCGATGCTGCTGCAACCCATAGTGGAAAATGCCATTAAATTCGGGTTGTATGATACAACAGAGGCGATCAATATAGCGATCGAAGCCTGGAGAGAAAATGATGTGCTCATCGTATCTGTTTCCAACCCATTCGATCCATCCTTACAACAGCAACCTTACCAGGGAACAGGTTTTGGCCTGAACTCTATCAACAGGAGATTGTATTTATTATTTGCGCGGCAGGACCTGTTGGAAACTAAGATCAACGACCATACATTTACCACCATCATTAAAGTACCACAACTCCATGATAAAAACAGTTCTGATAGATGA
- a CDS encoding LytR/AlgR family response regulator transcription factor: MIKTVLIDDEPLARELVKEFLQAHPQIEVVAECNDGFEGLKAIQQHQPDLIFLDIQMPKINGFEMLELVDKIPCVIFTTAFEEYAIRAFEVNAIDYLLKPFSRDRFDKALQKMLERRTEVTAAILESTSQEMPMQHNRVVVKINGKIKIIPVQDIHYLEAADDYVKIVTQEGSFLKNKTMAFFEKMLDPQQFIRVHRSFILNVSQITRIDPYEKETYLAILRDGSKILVSKTGYPKLKEVLGL; this comes from the coding sequence ATGATAAAAACAGTTCTGATAGATGACGAGCCGCTGGCCAGGGAACTGGTGAAAGAATTCCTGCAGGCACACCCGCAGATAGAAGTAGTAGCGGAATGTAACGATGGCTTTGAAGGACTGAAAGCCATCCAGCAGCATCAGCCTGACCTGATCTTCCTGGACATCCAGATGCCGAAGATCAATGGATTTGAAATGCTGGAACTCGTGGATAAAATCCCCTGTGTGATCTTCACCACCGCTTTTGAAGAATATGCCATCCGTGCGTTTGAAGTGAATGCTATTGATTACCTGCTCAAACCCTTCTCCCGCGACCGGTTTGATAAAGCCCTGCAGAAGATGCTGGAGCGGCGTACAGAAGTAACGGCTGCCATACTGGAAAGCACCTCACAGGAAATGCCCATGCAGCATAACAGGGTAGTGGTAAAGATCAATGGAAAGATCAAGATCATCCCGGTGCAGGATATTCATTATCTCGAAGCAGCAGATGATTATGTGAAGATCGTTACACAGGAAGGGTCTTTCCTGAAGAATAAAACAATGGCTTTCTTTGAGAAGATGTTGGATCCGCAGCAGTTTATCAGGGTACATCGTTCTTTCATCCTGAACGTGAGCCAGATCACACGTATTGATCCTTATGAGAAAGAAACCTATCTCGCTATTCTGAGAGATGGTAGTAAGATATTAGTGAGCAAAACAGGATATCCGAAACTGAAGGAAGTGTTGGGGCTATAG
- a CDS encoding thioesterase family protein encodes MQTLFQPGDVKTFRRVVRKEDCAAFDSGLVHPVYATFALARDAEWCCRLFVLDMKEADEEGIGTMLSLQHVSPALEGSTVDFTATVKALNGHEIICALEIKVGDRVIATGENGQKILKKEKLEAVFSKLQH; translated from the coding sequence ATGCAAACATTATTTCAACCAGGGGATGTTAAAACTTTCCGGCGTGTGGTGCGGAAAGAAGATTGTGCCGCATTTGACAGCGGGCTGGTGCATCCGGTATATGCTACATTCGCGCTGGCGCGTGATGCGGAATGGTGTTGCCGGTTGTTTGTGCTGGACATGAAAGAGGCAGACGAAGAAGGGATCGGAACGATGCTTAGCTTGCAGCATGTATCTCCTGCTTTGGAAGGCAGCACTGTGGACTTCACGGCAACCGTAAAAGCATTAAACGGGCATGAGATCATTTGTGCGCTGGAAATAAAGGTGGGGGATAGAGTTATTGCCACAGGGGAAAACGGGCAGAAAATTCTAAAAAAAGAGAAACTGGAAGCGGTGTTTAGTAAGTTGCAGCACTAG
- a CDS encoding Nramp family divalent metal transporter, with translation MKLQDHAASLSEVHQSIDTTGKSTSKWRRILAFFGPAYLVSVGYMDPGNWATDLAGGSKFGYTLLWVLLMSNMMALLLQSLSARLGIVRGRDLAQANRETYPAPVNFVLYILAEIAIAATDLAEVLGMAIGIQLLTGMPLMWGVTLTVLDTFLLLLLQRYGIRKMEAFIIALVAIVGTSFLIQLLLAKPDVSEVVTGFVPSLPDETALYIAIGIIGATVMPHNLYLHSALVQTRKIKKTDAGIKQAIRINFWDTTIALNLAFFVNAAILILAATVFFKAGHTEIADLHEAHRMLEPLLGGKLAPILFAVALIAAGQSSTVTGTLAGQIVMEGYLRLRINPWLRRLITRLVAIVPALIVIWVSGEEKIGQLLVFSQVLLSLQLGFAVIPLIHFVSDKQTMGQFAIRWHVKVLAWLIASILVYLNIRMVYSEASTFISENQNGWVDALIIFIGVVFVALLVITIIYPFLSRYRQKGSARMHPTQVTLGSLEAPKYKRIALALDFSQFDEKIIANALAQGQQDTEYVLIHIVESASARYFGKDADDFETRKDQEQLDTYLELLKSKNITAKGILGYRHRAKEIVRIVKQEKADLLVLGGHGHTGIKDWIYGETVNNVRHYVHIPVLVVQ, from the coding sequence ATGAAACTGCAGGACCACGCGGCATCTCTCAGCGAAGTACATCAAAGCATAGATACAACCGGCAAAAGCACCAGCAAATGGCGCAGGATATTAGCATTCTTTGGCCCCGCTTATTTAGTGAGTGTGGGATACATGGACCCGGGAAACTGGGCTACAGACCTCGCGGGTGGTAGTAAATTCGGCTATACGCTCCTCTGGGTACTATTGATGAGTAATATGATGGCCCTGCTGCTGCAAAGCCTCAGTGCCCGGCTGGGCATTGTTCGCGGAAGGGACCTTGCACAGGCTAACCGGGAAACGTATCCCGCACCGGTGAACTTTGTATTGTACATCCTGGCTGAAATAGCAATTGCGGCTACTGACCTGGCAGAAGTACTGGGTATGGCCATCGGGATACAACTCTTAACAGGGATGCCCCTGATGTGGGGTGTTACGCTAACGGTGCTGGATACTTTCCTTTTATTACTGTTACAACGTTATGGCATCCGCAAGATGGAAGCATTTATCATTGCGCTGGTGGCCATTGTGGGTACTTCCTTCCTCATACAGTTATTACTCGCCAAACCGGATGTATCGGAAGTGGTAACAGGTTTTGTTCCTTCCCTCCCGGATGAAACAGCTTTATATATTGCCATCGGCATCATTGGCGCTACGGTAATGCCGCATAATTTATACCTGCATTCTGCATTGGTGCAAACACGCAAGATCAAAAAAACAGATGCAGGTATTAAACAAGCCATCAGGATAAATTTCTGGGATACCACCATTGCTTTGAACCTGGCCTTCTTTGTAAATGCGGCCATCCTCATACTGGCGGCCACGGTATTCTTTAAAGCAGGGCATACGGAAATTGCAGATCTGCATGAAGCGCATCGCATGCTGGAACCTTTGCTGGGCGGCAAGTTAGCACCTATCCTTTTTGCGGTGGCTTTGATTGCGGCAGGGCAAAGCTCTACTGTTACAGGTACCCTCGCAGGGCAGATCGTTATGGAAGGATACCTGCGTTTGCGGATCAATCCCTGGTTGCGGAGATTGATCACAAGGCTGGTGGCTATTGTGCCGGCCCTGATTGTGATATGGGTTTCCGGAGAAGAAAAGATCGGGCAACTGCTGGTGTTCAGCCAGGTATTGCTGAGTTTACAACTAGGCTTTGCCGTTATTCCATTGATCCACTTTGTAAGTGATAAACAAACGATGGGGCAGTTTGCTATCAGGTGGCATGTAAAAGTGCTTGCATGGCTGATTGCCAGCATTTTGGTGTATCTTAATATACGTATGGTATATTCCGAAGCCAGTACCTTTATCAGTGAAAACCAAAATGGATGGGTAGATGCCCTGATCATATTCATCGGGGTGGTATTTGTGGCATTGCTGGTGATCACCATTATCTATCCTTTCCTCAGCCGCTACCGTCAGAAAGGCTCTGCCCGCATGCATCCTACGCAGGTTACATTGGGTAGCCTGGAAGCACCAAAATACAAAAGGATTGCCCTGGCGCTGGACTTTTCACAGTTCGATGAAAAGATCATTGCCAATGCACTGGCCCAGGGTCAACAGGATACGGAATATGTACTGATCCATATTGTGGAAAGTGCTTCCGCAAGGTATTTCGGGAAAGATGCGGATGACTTTGAAACACGGAAAGACCAGGAGCAACTGGATACTTACCTTGAGCTGCTGAAAAGCAAGAACATTACCGCAAAAGGAATATTAGGATACCGCCACCGTGCAAAAGAAATTGTGCGGATCGTGAAACAGGAAAAGGCAGACCTGCTGGTCCTGGGTGGGCATGGGCATACGGGTATTAAGGACTGGATCTATGGGGAAACGGTGAATAACGTACGGCACTATGTGCATATTCCCGTATTGGTGGTACAATAA
- a CDS encoding metal-dependent transcriptional regulator, producing the protein MNLTNAEENYIKAIFKLQDGTAVVSTNAIAYDLDTKPASVTDMAKKLKEKKLIDYEKYQGITLTAEGRRYALQIVRRHRLWECFLVDKLAFSWNEVHEIAEELEHVKSEKLVNRLSEFLGNPTTDPHGDPIPDAQGKMSRSKQLISLDKATAKRLEVAGVSDQSSSLLEFLNAKGIRLGTQIEIIERYDFDNSVEIKIKNQSAFTISEQVSKTIMVKSL; encoded by the coding sequence ATGAATTTGACGAACGCGGAGGAAAACTACATCAAAGCTATTTTCAAGCTACAGGATGGTACTGCAGTGGTGAGTACCAATGCCATCGCTTATGACCTGGATACCAAACCGGCTTCGGTGACGGACATGGCCAAAAAGCTGAAGGAGAAAAAACTGATAGACTATGAAAAATACCAGGGTATTACGCTTACAGCGGAAGGCCGCAGGTATGCTTTGCAGATCGTTCGCCGCCACCGGTTGTGGGAATGTTTCCTGGTAGACAAACTGGCTTTCAGCTGGAATGAGGTACATGAGATCGCGGAAGAACTGGAACATGTGAAGAGTGAAAAACTCGTGAACCGGCTTAGTGAATTCCTGGGGAACCCTACTACAGACCCGCATGGTGATCCCATTCCGGATGCACAGGGCAAAATGAGCAGATCAAAACAGCTCATTTCGCTGGACAAAGCTACGGCCAAAAGGCTGGAGGTGGCCGGCGTGTCTGATCAATCCTCCTCTTTGCTGGAATTCCTGAATGCCAAGGGCATCAGGCTGGGTACACAGATTGAAATCATTGAACGCTACGATTTTGACAACTCTGTAGAGATCAAGATCAAAAATCAATCTGCCTTTACCATCAGCGAGCAGGTGTCGAAAACAATCATGGTAAAATCATTGTAA
- a CDS encoding VOC family protein — protein MKRVTGIGGVFFKCEDPAKMKEWYGKHLGLPVTEWGASFRWRTVEDPEKVGRTEWSTMKNDTDYLQPSDKPFMINYRVDNLVALLERLKAEGVQIAGEMQEFEYGKFAWIMDPEGHKIELWEPPAEEPL, from the coding sequence ATGAAACGTGTAACCGGTATCGGCGGCGTCTTCTTTAAATGCGAAGATCCCGCAAAAATGAAGGAATGGTATGGTAAACATTTAGGTTTACCTGTTACCGAATGGGGCGCCAGTTTTAGATGGAGAACGGTGGAAGATCCGGAAAAGGTGGGCCGCACGGAATGGAGTACTATGAAGAACGACACGGATTATCTGCAGCCCAGCGATAAACCTTTTATGATCAATTACCGGGTAGATAACCTGGTGGCACTACTGGAACGATTGAAAGCAGAAGGCGTACAGATAGCAGGAGAGATGCAGGAATTTGAGTATGGTAAATTTGCCTGGATCATGGACCCTGAAGGGCATAAGATAGAATTGTGGGAACCACCTGCGGAGGAGCCGCTATAA